Genomic DNA from Pungitius pungitius chromosome 12, fPunPun2.1, whole genome shotgun sequence:
GAGGCCGGGACGCCtgtcctccacccctccctcaggCCTGTAACATCCCCACAGAGATGGTCAGAGAGACTGACGGCGAGCCGGCGTGCTGACAGCCCCTCGAAGCCAAGCGCCGAGCTGTCCTGAGACAGAATACGTTGACTGCTCAAAACCAGCTTGATTTATTGTGCCGCTTCTCTCTGGCTGAAtggggggtatggggggggggaagcagatcCTGGAAGACTATCTGCAGGTCTATCTGCTGGTTTTAATAGTGGAGGGCGGATTACAGAAAAACGACTCGTTGCCTCCGGTGGAATGAGTGGGTACGATCCCCCCCCTACGGGGTCCAGTTAAACATGCGCTCGGCTTTGCAATCGAAGGAATAACTAAGATAACTAAGGGCGGTGAAATCCATCACAGACGTTATAATTTCAGAGCGCTTGTACTGCAACCGACAATAAAGGAGTTTTACTGcgtgtgtgaaaatgttatggAAAAGTGTCGACGTGGAGCGAAATTCTCATCTTTTCAGGAAGGCATCcgaacaatattacaaaaagCGACGTGGGACCCGGGGACCTGGGTTTATTGGAAGGGGAACATCAGGCTGTCAGTGCAGTTTAACGCTGAATGAAAGTCAGGCTTTTCTCACGCCGACCCCGCCGGATAGCGCACCGCGATGAGAGCGGGGTGCAAAAGCCCATTTGTGTTCTCAACTCAATCTGTAAGCAGTTGGGTTCTGCGTGAATGAACGTGCAGTGAGCAGTGCACCACGGCGCCGCCCGCTGTCGGTACAGTGGTTTTCAGGGTCGTGGTGGAGCGCGTGTCCAGACAAGGCCCCGCTAAGGGTCCTTTCGGGGGTTTCCGTTTTAAACCAGCGCACAGCTGCAAAGGGAGGTGGCTGAGCATGAAAGATTTACTGTTTCAAGAATGATGAATGGATAATAGGaagatttatttctttgttacAGAGTACAGTCTCTTCTGAATTATATTgagacagtgttttttttttttaaacaaagggcGGCAATCAATTGCCCATTTATTTCTTCAGCTTGTGCAGCCATGCACTTCACAGTCATCCTGTGAGGAGCTGCAgtgttttctatttatttggAAAGGTTCGCTGACCTTAAGTGCAAAAAGATTGTTTCGTCAGTTCATTGAAAAGTAATGTTATTCACTACAGTGGTACCTGTGTAGTTATGGTGTGGTTTGCTCTAGGCAGCTTCAGGTTATtgcaagataaaaaataaaaaaaaatagaggtgTTGCCGCGATCTTCCCAGAGACGGCAGCCAGTGCCACAGTTCACCTAACACAcgtttgaaaacgtcctaatGCAGTTGAGATGGCTCGCAGGTCACCTGTTGCCAGGTTGCGTGTCAAATGTTTCAAACTAAGCACTTGTGATCAGATTTCCCTTCCCTGCTCACATTTGGCGTTATCCGTTACACAAAGAAAGGTTTGACTTCTGCTTAAGAAGCAGATTGCTGTCCTGGTTCGGTGGCTCCCTTTTGGTCGGAGCAACGTGGCAAATATGTAAAGCAGACCTTCGGAGTGGCGAGAGATGCTTTGCATTCATGTGCGTCATGCGAACGTCAATGCATCCGTCAACCGCTTCCTTTTTTGAAGATCGCGACCAATGGCCTTTCAGTGCTAATCAAAGTGTTAGCCTTTTTTACACAGGTACACCTTTTTGGGGGCGTTTTTTGGTGAGGGTTGAAACAAGTACTTGTGCTTTTGACTCCTGTCAAAATCCAATATGAAGACTATGGCATTTCATTATGAATAAACAATTGATAATACAGCATTGAATTGAAGCCTCTCATATCCACTAGCAGTGTCCTTTCAGCGTTTACTAGACATGTGCGAATGCTGTAGCAGCATTTTAATCGGCTCAAACCGCCAAGCCGTCAATATGCTGTAATGTAAAAAGTTTGACAGCCATTTCCCGAGCTGATTCCTCTCTGAGCATACAAAATGAGCCCAGCTCCCCTGGGACCACACAACTGGCCCTGCCCAAAATGGGCTGGGAAATAGGGTGGAAGATGGAGGAGTACATTGGGACAAAAGTTTAGAattaaaaaagcttttgattttgTTCCCCGACTGTAGATTCAAGCTCCATTGACCCCCCAAAAAGCTGGGATAAATTATTCATCAAGAGTCGAACAACGTGTTTCTTGTGAAATTAACTTTCTCTCCGTCAGCCCTTTTTGGATGTAAACTAGCAAGAAGAATAATTAGTTAAAAGGGCACAGACATTTTCTGACTTTAATCATGTATCAGAGCATATTGAAATCTGGAAAAAGGAGCAAGGcaaagggggaaaaaggaaTAAAGCATTACAAACACTGAAGAAATCTGAGCTGCCAGGGactttatgaaaaaaaagatttatgcCATATTagagatgaagaaaatgttCGACTCAACAGCTAAAGAGTGCTTATTGAACTTGTCAGATCCTCATGACAAGCACATGCTTTCAGCACGCCTGAGTGTCTCTACAGGAAGATTTCTCTGTATTAAtgagttcatttattttaatccaaactacaaattcataaaaatacaatttcaaaCTCAGAATCTAAAAAGTTTGAAGCTTAAATTaatgttgaattgaattacaTGCTACATGACATTCAAATGTTGTCACATATCAAATGCATTTCTTCCTGATCAGTACTTATTGTAATGCACAATGTAAAGTGCATTTGTGAAATTAATATTTGATTACTCCACTGATACTACTACAATGTAAAATACCATTTCAGGGGCAAGTCAGAATCAAATTTGTCAAATCAAATCTGCAAAATATGGGTTTTTGACCACTTGGAGGCAGCGTAGACGAGTTGTAAACACAGTGTACCCCTTTTAAATGAATACGCCTCCTGTAAGAAACGTTTGTCTATTTACAGAGTAACATTAGCATTCATGTGGACCAGTGTTTCAGGCCACCTCATGTAAACCCAATATTTGCTCTCTTTCTAGTTATACTTTGGTCTCTACCAACTATTTCTATACTATTGGCTCAAGAATGCTCCGCTATTTTGACCAGTGGTTAACTTTGTATTAATCCACGGGGAACTCAAGTGCTCCGTCGATCTGAGGGGAGCGCTAATGTCGCTTGATCACTTTCACGAATCTAATTTCAACATGGTCATTTTATCAATCGTTATTATAAAAAGTACTTTTAACTGatactttaattaattaaaactaataataatttgatttgatttaaattgtgtCATGCAAAAAAGGCACAAATTCTCATTTAATTGTTTTGCAAGAAAATTGAATTTGTGATTTGACTGAGTAATCAATAACTCCACGGCAAGTCCAGAGCTTTTGGCGGGATGTTGGCGAAACCCTCGCTCGGATCGAGAACCTTAACGAGTGAAGTTTGAACGATCAGGCTGAAGTCCGAGTCTGATCCCGGAGCAACATCCTAAAGGGGACGCACTGGTCCGTCGCCCTTCCGCTGCTCTCTCTGATTTATGGCGATGGTTTCTGCAAAGCGGCTCCCTGGTCCTTCTGCTGCATTATGGCCGTGGTGGACCTCTGTCACCGGGTATgggtcggggtgggggggcgaggggTGGGGTTAAAGCGGTGTACCTGTCGCTGTAACAGGCTGTATAGGGCCTGTGGAGCTGGCAGGCTTGTGAGGGTCGTTTCCCTCCCCACACTCCCCGCTGGGACAGAGGCCTGCGGCCTGTGCTCGCTGAGGCTGAATGACTCACAATTACCACAGCGACGGAGCCCGAAGCCACCTCCCATCCTCTCCAGACGTTTCACTGACTCACTTAGCGCAcatgacaaatgacaaaatcACCCGAACCTCCGCCCCCTCACTAAGACCTGATTGCCCATCGCCCACACTTTGCCAACAGTACTTAAAGCCGGGATACATCTTGCCAAGCttcatgaaacaaaacaaactttttCAGAAAGCGCCTTGTTCTGCACTTTGGAGGCTACATTTTACAATGCTACATGAATGTACTGTGGTTGGTGTACATTTTAGTGTGGCAAACTGAACCACGTTAGACACTAAAGCTGCACTTTATGGACTTAATAAATGTTCTGAATAACTGGAAAATACATAGCATTTAAGGTTCCTCAACAAAGGATGACTTTGTGTACTGGGTTTTAAATATGAAAGCATGTGGGTGGTAGGAACACCTTAAAAGCACACCACATTAGTGCTCAGCTGTTAACAAAACAATGTTGTCGTGTGCAAAATGTGAGAATAGTCATCCAAGGCAATGCATTCATGTTGTAACATTGTTAAAGCAACAGTGAACTCTGGAGTCTGCGCCACCTCAACTTGCTTACCCCGCACAAATGGAAGGAGGGAAGCATGCTGATATGCTTAAATTTAAATCTTTCACCTCATATACTTCCCCAGTTAAATGCAGAGTGGCAAGAGAGTTGTGGCAGTGTGCAGTTTTTGGGCAGGGAGTAAAACTAATGATTGTTGTAATATTTAATGACGAAAAATGACTTATGTTGCGCATCAGAATATGTGACCCCTGTGACCTCGGAGATGCATTGATTGTCCACTAGATCACACAAGGTTCGCAAAACCTGCGAAAAGTGTCTAAAAGGTGATATTTTACTTGCAGAAATTAAATCACAAATGCATTAACGCTGTGTGTGCTCCCTCACTGCGGAAGAAATAACAGCTAGCAAGTATTTTTTTCCAGAGCTTACGCTCATTTTGAAATTTGTATCATGACAATGATGGTGCAAATCTGACACCTCCACCAGTGGAAGACATTTCTTCTGTTCAACAATATCACAATGCTCACTTCGTCCCTCTGCTGCAGCCTGGCCTCTCGGGTTTTCTAACGAAGAGTATGCAAAAGAGAGGAAGGCGAGCTTTATTCAATATTCAGTATAAACCACTGCAAAGCTTTCTGCGCtatgttaaaaatgttaaaaaaaaagactaatctGAAAAGTATCAAATCAATATGGTTTCACCTTATCAAATTGTTTTGTTCATAATTAATAACGTTGGGATTCTCAAGGATACCGTGAGAATTTTCGGAGTCGGAGTTATGGGCAGTCCCCCCGGGGGGACTGCAGGGTGGTAGCGGCAGGGCATTGTAGCAGCAGACCGGTAACTAGAGGAGAGGGAGCTTGGCCTCCAACACCCTCGTTGTAATAGGGCCAGATTAGAGGGtggcgggttggggggggagggggggggtcctctcaTCTGAGTCCAAACTCCAGACCACAACCGCATTAGCGGTAATCCTCACAAAGCCAATTAAATGCAATGCACGTTGTTTTGAAaggaaatacatgtttttagagTGACAGACAATCAATACCGCTGACTGACTGCAACGCAAGTGAACAAAACTGAGCCGGATTGAAAAACCTGCATAAAATGGAATAGAAATGAGTCAGACTTAATAATCCTGTCTAAGCCTGTATAAGGAAGCCCTTGCAGTCAAGACAGTAGACGGATCAGAGCACAGACAGGAGTGCATGCATTATGCATCATCTCACAATCTCTGCGGGTCGAGCGCACAATACACAAACTCATCCTGCATTTGCATCACTTATTGTTCACGTTTACAACTCAAAATTTCAAAAGTGACGAGTCtgcttttatgtgtgtgtgtgtgtgtgtgtgtgtgcgtgtgtgtgttttccactgCCAATAATGCTGTGGACTTTTATGGGGCAGGAGATACCTGTTTACAGACCATTACCGTTGAATAATGACCCATTACTTTGCTCTTACATTCATACACTCGGCAGCCCTGTCTTAtctcccctccccgtcccctcAGCAGGTGTTAACATCtgacagctttgtgtgtgtgccgaTACAGActctttttctttaattaaaaatgtcttaattaCTCTCCCACTTTATTCTTCGGTCCCCCGCTAGTCCACCTCCCCTTCCACAAACACTTTGATCCTCTGACCAAATCTTTCAAAGGCATTAATAGATTTTCCCCTATTCTCAGACTTTCCTGTTCCCGAAGAGCTACAGAAGCAAAGGGGTCGCAGCACGGCTTACTCTGCTTGACAATCTTCCtttaacattttatacataCTTTCCCTTCAATTAGATGATCTTCAAGTGACCTTGTGTGACTTAATTTAACTGAAAATGAGGTGACCAAACATATGAATGGCACCCCGGATGAAGTTTAGGTATATTTTAGACACTTTATAAGTACATAAATCAACCTTCAACCTGTGATGTCAGAGAAACAAccttaaaaagcattttttaatgACCGAGCTTCAGTGTTTTACAGGATTATAGACTTTGTAGAAAATTGTCCCGCCTCACAAATATTGATTAAACTGCCAACGACCACAGGAGTAACGCGCCTTATGTGAATTCAGTTTTGGTGTGGATTTAATGTGTGAATCACTTCTTTGATCCCTCTGGCCTTTGAGTAGCTCAGAGGAGGCATAAGATCCCATTACTAGGGAGCTTCGGGAGTTACATTTGCTCTGTGAAAACTAGACATAAACAAAGGAATGTAATAATAGCAATACCTGCAAAATTTCAcccttttatttatatatataacattgatAGAATGTCACGGTTACTACCACGAAAGCTGTGAAACGTAAATTAAGTATCGATTAAgcctttaattgtttttttttctgtccacgGTTTCTACCTTGCTTATAACTAcctactttctctctctctattttcctCTTCAAACCCCGCCGCCGACCTCCTCTCTCCAGGTGGCCTTGAGTCAAGAAGACGACCCCTCCAGCCCCAAGAGCTCCTCGGGCGACTCCTCCAAAACCGTGGGCCTACTGAGCGGGCAGGCCCACCTGTCGCCCCTGAGCCGCTGGATGCTCCACAGCAAGAGCAGGGCGGCTAACACCACCTCTGTGGAGCTGCCCTACCGCTCCCCGGTCCCTTTCTCCAAGCAGGAGTTTTCTAAACAGGAGTTTTGGGAGATGCTGGGCAGCGACCTGCTCAAACCCGACGCCTCCAGCTCCCGGGTCAAGCGCCGGCCCATCGTCAAGACGGGCAAGTTCAAGAAGATGTTCGGCTGGGGAGACTTCTATTCCAATATCAAGACGGTGAGGCTCAACCTGCTGATCACCGGCAAGATCGTGGACCACGGCAACGGCACGTTCAGCGTCTACTTCCGCCACAACTCCACGGGCCAGGGCAACATCTCCGTCAGCCTGGTTCCACCCGTCAAGGCGGTGGAGTTTGACCTGGAACGCCAGAGCGTGGTCTACCCGAAGGATTCAAAGATCTTCAACTGCCGCGTGGACTATGAGAAGGTGGACCGCAGCAAGCGCACCTCGTTGTGCAACTACGACCCGTCCAAGACCTGCTTTCAGGAGCAGATCCAGAGCCACGTGTCCTGGATCTGCTCAAAGCCGTTCAAGGTCATCTGCATCTACATTTCCTTCTACAGTACGGACTACCGCCTGGTCCAGAAGGTCTGCCCGGACTACAACTACCACAACGAGCTGCCCTACCTGCCCTCGGGATAGACTTTGCAGGGGGTGAGAGAGCAGGGGAAGGGagaggaaacgggggggggcgaGTCGGAGTGACTGCAACGCGTCAGGAGAGAAGCGTGGCTGTGAATCGCCCTTAATGCCACCGTGGCAGCAAGACACCTTCAAATTAAAACCCGCTCTGTAGCCTGACTAATGTAAGATGTATAAACAtatatgcaaaacaaaaacGACAGTATGCAGGTAATGAGGTGTGTTTGGAATGCGTAACTGCAGCGTTCATTAACTGGAGCGGTCCAGTTAATGAACGCACCTTCTTACCTCCATCCAGTTTCTAAATGCCAACTCGTCGCCAGCTCACTGTCTCTTCATTAATTCATCTGTGAGTGTGGTCCGAGTTTCCTTTTAATCGCCCTTTACTGTATCGCTCTCTTTTGCAAAGTTACATGGGGGCATTTCCAGAGaaagtgtttatttaaatggtGCGACACGAGTCACTGAAGCGTTGTACACCAATCCAGACTTATTACAGACATATTGCGGCGTTTAGCATCAC
This window encodes:
- the LOC119220678 gene encoding neurexophilin-1, producing MMRPSRGFILLLLNGTACLVALSQEDDPSSPKSSSGDSSKTVGLLSGQAHLSPLSRWMLHSKSRAANTTSVELPYRSPVPFSKQEFSKQEFWEMLGSDLLKPDASSSRVKRRPIVKTGKFKKMFGWGDFYSNIKTVRLNLLITGKIVDHGNGTFSVYFRHNSTGQGNISVSLVPPVKAVEFDLERQSVVYPKDSKIFNCRVDYEKVDRSKRTSLCNYDPSKTCFQEQIQSHVSWICSKPFKVICIYISFYSTDYRLVQKVCPDYNYHNELPYLPSG